A region of Sphingomonas crusticola DNA encodes the following proteins:
- a CDS encoding thymidine kinase encodes MAKLYFYYASMNAGKSTTLLQADFNYRERGMATMLWTAAIDDRFRAGTITSRIGLEAAANLFATETDLGADILAQHKLTPLSCVLVDEAQFLSREQVFQLAGICDQVGIPVLAYGLRTDFQAELFEGSKWLLALADSLHEIKAVCGCGRKATMNLRVDASGRAAREGAQTEIGGNDRYVAMCRRHFMAAMRDGVLPEFEG; translated from the coding sequence ATGGCCAAGCTCTATTTCTACTACGCCTCGATGAATGCGGGGAAATCGACGACCCTGCTTCAGGCCGACTTCAATTATCGCGAGCGCGGCATGGCGACGATGCTGTGGACCGCCGCGATCGATGACCGCTTCCGCGCCGGCACGATCACCTCGCGTATCGGGCTGGAAGCCGCCGCCAACCTGTTCGCGACAGAGACCGATCTCGGCGCCGACATCCTTGCACAGCATAAGCTCACGCCGCTCAGTTGCGTGCTGGTCGACGAGGCGCAATTCCTGTCGCGCGAGCAGGTGTTCCAGCTTGCCGGCATCTGCGATCAGGTCGGCATCCCGGTGCTGGCGTACGGCCTGCGCACCGATTTCCAGGCCGAATTGTTCGAAGGCAGCAAATGGCTGCTCGCGCTCGCCGACAGCTTGCACGAGATCAAGGCGGTGTGCGGCTGCGGCCGCAAGGCGACCATGAACCTGCGTGTCGACGCGTCTGGCCGGGCCGCGCGCGAGGGCGCGCAGACCGAGATTGGCGGCAATGACCGTTACGTCGCCATGTGTCGCCGCCATTTCATGGCGGCTATGCGCGACGGAGTGCTTCCCGAGTTTGAGGGCTAG
- a CDS encoding SRPBCC family protein — protein MDQTNSASAVGGTIVEGTSDRELIVTRTFDAPARLLFKAWTTPALFMQWWAPKSIGVPMLSCEMDVRVGGGYCVAFGEDAATAMKFYGEYIEVVPDARLVWTNEEEADGAVTTVTFEEKDGKTLLTYRELFASKEALDGEGGGIMPEQLDQLDALLASLEAGA, from the coding sequence ATGGATCAGACAAATAGCGCATCCGCCGTGGGCGGCACGATCGTGGAAGGAACATCCGACCGCGAGCTGATCGTCACACGCACCTTCGACGCGCCGGCGCGGCTGTTATTCAAGGCGTGGACCACGCCCGCCTTGTTCATGCAATGGTGGGCGCCGAAGTCGATCGGCGTGCCGATGCTGTCGTGCGAGATGGATGTGCGGGTCGGCGGCGGATATTGCGTGGCGTTCGGCGAGGATGCGGCGACGGCGATGAAATTCTACGGCGAATATATTGAGGTGGTGCCGGATGCGCGGCTCGTCTGGACCAATGAGGAAGAAGCAGACGGCGCCGTGACCACGGTGACGTTCGAGGAAAAGGACGGCAAGACCTTGCTGACCTACCGCGAACTCTTTGCCTCGAAGGAAGCGCTGGACGGCGAGGGCGGCGGGATCATGCCCGAGCAACTCGACCAATTGGATGCGTTGCTGGCGAGCTTGGAGGCGGGTGCCTAG
- a CDS encoding dihydrofolate reductase family protein has translation MGRVRVAGFSVSLDGFGAGPEQSLQDPLGRNGPALFGWFFGTKTFRAMVGKDGGSEGVDESFAHRAMDGFGAFILGRNMFAHSRGPWTDDGWNGWWGDNPPYHAPTFILTHYPRDPIEMEGGTVFHFVTDGIEAALERARDAAGERDVKIGGGVSTVRQYLQAGLIDELHFALSPVLLGRGEAMFAGLDLPALGYRVVESTASELATHIVVGR, from the coding sequence ATGGGGCGTGTCAGGGTGGCGGGGTTTTCGGTGTCGCTCGACGGGTTCGGGGCGGGGCCGGAGCAGAGCCTGCAGGATCCGCTGGGCAGGAACGGGCCGGCGCTGTTCGGCTGGTTCTTCGGGACGAAGACGTTCCGCGCCATGGTTGGCAAGGATGGCGGATCGGAGGGGGTGGACGAAAGCTTCGCGCATCGTGCGATGGACGGCTTCGGCGCCTTCATCCTCGGCCGCAACATGTTCGCGCACTCGCGCGGGCCGTGGACGGACGACGGCTGGAACGGATGGTGGGGCGACAATCCACCCTATCACGCGCCGACCTTCATCCTGACGCACTATCCGCGCGACCCGATCGAGATGGAGGGCGGCACCGTCTTCCACTTCGTGACCGACGGGATCGAGGCGGCGCTGGAGCGTGCGCGCGACGCCGCGGGCGAGCGCGACGTCAAGATCGGCGGAGGCGTCTCGACGGTGCGCCAATATCTGCAGGCCGGGCTGATCGACGAACTGCACTTTGCGCTGTCGCCTGTGTTGCTGGGGCGGGGGGAAGCGATGTTCGCGGGGCTGGATTTGCCGGCGCTGGGTTATCGGGTGGTGGAATCGACCGCCAGCGAGCTCGCGACGCACATTGTGGTGGGGCGCTAG
- a CDS encoding YciI family protein, protein MTKYLISFPSEAMVLTDAEFPVVVAEAHAVIEDARAAGVYVFGGGIEEKVDPVLVAADGSVSPEIYPGSRLRGGFTVLELPTRAEAILWASKIAAACRCAQELREFMYDPAG, encoded by the coding sequence ATGACCAAATATCTCATCTCCTTTCCCAGCGAAGCGATGGTGCTGACCGACGCGGAATTCCCGGTCGTCGTGGCCGAGGCCCATGCCGTGATCGAGGACGCCAGGGCCGCCGGCGTCTACGTCTTCGGCGGCGGTATCGAGGAGAAGGTCGATCCTGTATTGGTCGCCGCCGACGGATCGGTCTCGCCCGAAATCTATCCGGGCAGCCGGCTCAGAGGCGGCTTCACCGTGCTGGAATTGCCCACCCGCGCGGAGGCCATTCTCTGGGCCAGCAAGATCGCCGCCGCCTGCCGCTGCGCGCAGGAATTGCGCGAATTCATGTATGATCCGGCCGGTTAG
- a CDS encoding YdeI/OmpD-associated family protein: MTRDPRIDAYIAAAQPFARPILDHLRAAIHDACPDVTETIKWSRPFFEHKGRMFAALGAFKAHASLVLWRMGETGGATSRDQEGMGQFGKLTSLADLPDEAELRRAIQEATAAIEAGKPMRAKPAPRPDLPVPDELRAALAAAPAAQAVFDGFSPSNRRDYCEWIGEAKRPETRASRVAQAVEWIAEGKPRHWKYQRG, from the coding sequence ATGACGCGCGATCCCCGGATCGACGCCTATATCGCCGCCGCCCAGCCGTTCGCGCGCCCGATCCTGGATCATCTGCGCGCCGCGATCCACGATGCCTGTCCGGACGTGACCGAGACGATCAAGTGGAGCCGGCCGTTCTTCGAGCATAAGGGGCGGATGTTCGCCGCGCTGGGCGCGTTCAAGGCCCATGCCTCGCTCGTCTTGTGGCGGATGGGGGAGACGGGTGGCGCGACCAGCCGCGACCAGGAGGGGATGGGCCAGTTCGGGAAGCTGACCAGCCTCGCCGACCTGCCCGACGAGGCCGAGTTGCGGCGCGCTATCCAGGAGGCGACGGCAGCGATCGAGGCAGGCAAGCCGATGCGGGCCAAGCCCGCGCCGCGTCCCGACCTACCGGTACCGGACGAATTGCGCGCGGCGCTAGCGGCGGCGCCCGCCGCTCAGGCCGTCTTCGACGGCTTCTCACCCAGCAACCGCCGCGATTATTGCGAGTGGATCGGCGAGGCCAAGCGGCCCGAGACACGCGCGTCGCGGGTCGCGCAGGCGGTGGAATGGATCGCCGAGGGCAAGCCGCGTCATTGGAAATATCAGCGCGGCTAA
- a CDS encoding DUF885 domain-containing protein: MFTTRRELLAGAGAVGMAAAFPSGAQISATAAPGDAQATAYLDTIAEELLADFPETAAGLGIDKGARITLHSRLGDRSREADRKRAARAAERLTRSRAIDRTRLSPGIALDLDVCQSAHELAVEGWRTMPVGDVAIFNSNNSYRSTPYVVSQNTGAYVELPDTLENHHDIANAADAEAYLARIESYARAVDGETGRLAADQAQGALLPGFLNDIAVRQLRGMRDQPTEQWGLVESLKAKCAKAGLPASYADKAAAMSRQRVVPALERQAATLAAARPKASDVPGVWARPNGEAYYTWLVKAGTTTNATPDELHRLGVEQNVALNAQIDTLLKAQGITQGSVGARLTALSKRPDLLFSNDDAGRAKLLAYLNGRIADIRTRLPRAFATMVKGNLVIKRVPEAIQDGMPDGYAGPGAIDGSTPGVYFINLKDNGNWPRYALPTLCYHEGIPGHIWQGEYSYKLPMIRSLLAFNAYSEGWALYAEQLGDELGAYTDDPLGKIGYLQSINFRACRLVVDTGIHAKRWSFDQALDWFSQGTGQPREQLRAELNRYCSWPGQACGYKMGHNEINRLRAHAQTALGTRFDIRTYDDAIVLGGNMPLTMLARVVDRYIASARA, from the coding sequence ATGTTTACAACCCGTCGCGAGTTGCTGGCCGGCGCCGGCGCGGTCGGCATGGCCGCGGCTTTCCCGAGCGGCGCGCAGATTTCCGCCACGGCGGCGCCGGGAGACGCGCAGGCGACCGCCTATCTCGACACCATCGCCGAGGAACTGCTCGCCGATTTCCCGGAAACCGCTGCTGGCCTCGGTATCGACAAGGGCGCCCGCATCACGCTCCATAGCCGGCTCGGAGACCGCAGCCGCGAAGCCGACCGCAAGCGGGCCGCCCGCGCCGCCGAGCGACTGACCCGGTCGAGAGCGATCGATCGCACCCGCCTGTCACCCGGCATCGCGCTCGACCTGGACGTCTGCCAGAGCGCACACGAGCTGGCGGTTGAAGGATGGCGGACGATGCCGGTTGGCGATGTCGCCATCTTCAACAGCAACAACAGCTACCGCAGCACGCCCTATGTCGTGTCGCAAAATACCGGCGCTTATGTCGAGCTGCCCGATACGCTTGAAAATCATCACGATATCGCCAATGCCGCCGATGCCGAAGCCTATCTCGCCCGCATCGAAAGCTATGCGCGCGCGGTCGATGGGGAAACCGGCCGGCTCGCCGCCGATCAGGCGCAGGGCGCGTTGCTGCCGGGCTTCCTCAACGACATTGCCGTGCGGCAATTGCGCGGCATGCGCGATCAGCCGACCGAGCAATGGGGCCTGGTTGAAAGTCTAAAGGCTAAATGCGCCAAGGCCGGGCTTCCCGCCTCCTACGCGGATAAAGCCGCGGCAATGAGCCGACAGCGAGTCGTACCGGCGCTCGAACGACAGGCAGCGACGCTCGCCGCCGCCCGCCCCAAGGCGAGCGACGTGCCGGGCGTGTGGGCGCGGCCGAACGGCGAGGCTTATTACACCTGGCTCGTCAAAGCCGGCACGACCACGAACGCAACGCCCGACGAACTCCATCGCCTCGGCGTTGAGCAGAATGTCGCACTCAATGCCCAGATCGACACATTGCTCAAGGCGCAGGGCATCACCCAGGGCAGCGTCGGCGCACGGCTGACCGCCTTGTCGAAGCGGCCCGATCTGCTCTTCTCGAACGACGATGCGGGGCGCGCCAAATTGCTGGCCTATCTCAACGGCCGCATTGCCGACATCCGCACCCGCCTGCCGCGCGCCTTCGCCACCATGGTCAAGGGCAACCTCGTCATCAAGCGCGTGCCTGAAGCGATCCAGGACGGCATGCCCGACGGCTATGCCGGCCCCGGTGCAATCGACGGCAGCACGCCCGGCGTCTATTTCATCAACCTCAAGGACAATGGGAACTGGCCGCGCTACGCGCTGCCGACGCTCTGCTATCACGAGGGCATTCCCGGCCACATCTGGCAGGGCGAATATAGCTACAAGCTGCCGATGATCCGCTCGCTGCTCGCGTTCAACGCTTATTCCGAAGGCTGGGCGCTTTATGCCGAGCAATTGGGCGACGAGCTTGGCGCCTATACCGACGACCCACTCGGCAAGATCGGATATCTCCAGTCGATCAATTTCCGCGCCTGCCGGCTGGTCGTCGACACCGGCATCCATGCCAAACGCTGGAGCTTCGATCAGGCACTCGACTGGTTCTCCCAAGGCACCGGCCAGCCGCGCGAACAATTGCGCGCGGAGCTCAATCGCTATTGCTCCTGGCCCGGCCAGGCGTGCGGCTACAAGATGGGCCATAACGAGATTAACCGCTTGCGCGCACACGCGCAGACCGCACTCGGCACGCGCTTCGACATCCGCACCTATGACGATGCGATCGTGCTCGGCGGCAACATGCCGCTCACGATGCTGGCGCGCGTCGTCGATCGCTACATCGCGAGCGCCCGCGCGTGA
- a CDS encoding NADH dehydrogenase ubiquinone Fe-S protein 4 yields the protein MAHARIRQRIKSSMQSGRAHEGQWILEYEPAEAKRADPLTGWAGSGDTREQVQLGFATLDAAKAYAEKHGLAYHVTVGQVERPLKIQTYSDNFKGPDLF from the coding sequence ATGGCACACGCCCGCATCCGTCAGCGCATCAAGAGCAGCATGCAATCGGGCCGCGCCCACGAGGGGCAGTGGATCCTCGAATATGAGCCGGCGGAGGCCAAGCGCGCCGATCCGCTGACCGGCTGGGCCGGATCGGGCGACACGCGCGAGCAGGTGCAGCTGGGCTTCGCGACGCTCGACGCGGCCAAAGCCTATGCCGAGAAGCATGGCCTGGCCTATCATGTCACGGTCGGCCAGGTGGAGCGCCCGCTCAAGATTCAGACCTATTCGGACAATTTCAAAGGCCCCGATCTGTTCTGA
- a CDS encoding glutathionylspermidine synthase family protein, producing MIRDTVAPRPDWQDKVEARGLVWHTAGGVPYWDEGTFYRFDRIEVDLIEGATAELYRLFLAAGQAVIDDPKALAVFGIPEYCHDAIRQAWQEEPPALNFGRFDLGYSGKGPPKLFEFNCDTPTSLLEASVIQWDWKQEVLPRSDQFNSLHGRLVGKWADLRTLVPDRQVHFTHVADAVGEDMVTVAYLRDTAEEAGLKTKAIAIDDIGWDRANGVFLDLDEQVMTTIFKLYPWEWLTSEQFGRNLLTSLDRTIWIEPIWKMIWSNKAILPVLWSMFPDHPNLLPASYSPLGGDVVTKPALSREGANVVIHRDAKMIAASSGAYDDSRTIYQALYELPETAPGCYPVVGSWIVDGAPAGMGIREDGLITGNTARFVPHVIG from the coding sequence GTGATCCGCGACACGGTCGCGCCGCGGCCCGACTGGCAGGATAAAGTCGAGGCGCGGGGTCTGGTCTGGCACACGGCCGGCGGTGTGCCTTATTGGGACGAGGGCACGTTCTACCGCTTTGATCGGATCGAGGTGGACCTGATCGAGGGCGCGACGGCCGAGCTTTACCGCCTGTTCCTGGCGGCGGGGCAGGCGGTGATCGACGACCCCAAGGCACTCGCTGTGTTCGGCATCCCGGAATATTGCCACGACGCGATACGGCAGGCCTGGCAGGAGGAACCGCCGGCGCTGAATTTCGGGCGGTTCGACCTCGGCTATAGCGGCAAGGGCCCGCCCAAGCTGTTCGAGTTCAATTGCGACACGCCGACCTCGCTGCTGGAAGCTTCGGTGATCCAGTGGGACTGGAAGCAGGAGGTTCTGCCCCGCAGCGACCAGTTCAACAGCCTGCACGGACGGCTGGTCGGCAAATGGGCGGACCTGCGCACGCTCGTGCCGGACCGGCAGGTTCACTTCACCCACGTGGCCGACGCCGTCGGCGAGGATATGGTGACGGTAGCCTACCTGCGCGACACGGCGGAGGAAGCGGGCCTGAAGACCAAGGCGATCGCGATCGACGATATCGGCTGGGATCGCGCCAACGGCGTGTTCCTCGACCTGGACGAGCAGGTCATGACGACGATCTTCAAGCTATATCCGTGGGAATGGCTGACCAGCGAGCAGTTCGGCCGCAATCTTCTTACGAGCCTCGACCGGACGATCTGGATCGAGCCGATCTGGAAGATGATCTGGAGCAACAAGGCGATCCTGCCCGTGCTGTGGTCGATGTTCCCCGATCATCCCAATTTGCTGCCGGCGAGCTACAGCCCGCTCGGCGGCGATGTGGTGACCAAGCCGGCCTTGTCGCGCGAGGGCGCCAATGTGGTGATCCACCGCGACGCCAAGATGATCGCGGCGAGCTCGGGCGCCTATGACGATAGCCGCACGATCTATCAGGCGCTGTACGAGCTGCCCGAGACCGCACCCGGCTGCTACCCGGTGGTGGGCAGCTGGATCGTGGACGGCGCCCCGGCGGGGATGGGCATCCGCGAGGACGGGCTGATCACGGGCAACACCGCCCGGTTCGTGCCGCATGTCATCGGGTGA
- a CDS encoding ArsR/SmtB family transcription factor translates to MVQFANARLDASFGALSDATRRGVLEQLARADASISDLAATFHMTLTGMKKHVGVLEQVGLVTTEKVGRVRTCRLGVAGLEAESDWIARQRALWTARFDALDKVVENLKAKERDDGSDK, encoded by the coding sequence ATGGTTCAGTTTGCAAATGCCCGGCTCGATGCCTCGTTCGGCGCGCTTTCCGATGCGACGCGGCGTGGCGTGCTGGAGCAGCTTGCGCGGGCGGATGCCTCGATCAGCGATCTCGCCGCGACCTTCCACATGACGCTCACCGGCATGAAGAAGCATGTCGGCGTGCTGGAGCAGGTGGGGCTGGTCACGACCGAGAAGGTCGGGCGCGTGCGGACCTGCAGGCTCGGCGTGGCCGGGCTGGAGGCGGAATCGGACTGGATCGCGCGGCAGCGCGCGCTGTGGACGGCGCGGTTCGATGCCTTGGACAAAGTGGTCGAAAATCTAAAGGCGAAGGAGCGAGACGATGGATCAGACAAATAG
- the hrpB gene encoding ATP-dependent helicase HrpB has protein sequence MTDLPIHAVLPYLLAALAEGTGAVLVAPPGAGKTTAVAPALLDQSWCTGRVLLLSPRRIAARAAAERIAEMAGEPIGGRIGYATRLDSRQSAATRLLVVTQGIFVAMVQADPELAGISAVLFDEVHERSLDGDFGLALALDVQGGLRPDLRLVAMSATLAGERFAALLGGAPVIESAGRSFPIEHVYLGRREQRIEDDMAAAVRRALVETTGGLLAFLPGVAEIERTAERLAGLPPEVMLHRLHGSLDPGAQRAAIRAEPPGKRKLVLATAIAETSLTLDGVSTVVDSGLARRPRYDRAAGVTRLSTERVSQAAATQRAGRAGRQAPGTVYRLWEEAATAGLAPFDPPEIAEADLSGLVMACAIWGVSDPVQLRWIDPPSAPAVAEARRRLTAFRLVDGEGRPTAHGRKVASLPVSPRLGHMLVAAGEHGWGRTAAEVAVLLSEQGLGGGNDPDLETRLRRWRSESGRRAEAARGLAQRWEKMASGKGGPNDGDLRPVGACVALAFPDRVAKRRGADGADWIATGGRGFRLDPASSLARAEWLAVAETQGSAASARILSAASIEQAEVEGLFGERIQTRHMVTFDPATGGVTATRERRLGAIRLSSGPDSNADPADIAAALVEGVRAHGLERLLWSDAARALRRRAAYVGGADLSDEALIARLDEWLPALVEGKRKLADIASAALFQALENLIGWEGKQAIDAQAPAHFTSPLGTTHAIDYGAEGGPAVELRVQALFGLATHPMIGGTPLVLRLTSPAGRPIQTTRDLPGFWKGSWAAVAKEMRGRYPRHPWPDDPTQADPTLRTKRASGRS, from the coding sequence GTGACCGATCTTCCTATCCATGCCGTACTGCCCTACCTGCTCGCTGCGCTGGCGGAGGGAACCGGCGCAGTGCTGGTCGCGCCGCCGGGTGCGGGCAAGACGACCGCAGTGGCGCCCGCCTTGCTCGATCAGTCCTGGTGCACGGGGCGCGTGCTGCTGCTGTCGCCGCGGCGGATTGCGGCGCGCGCGGCGGCGGAGCGGATCGCGGAAATGGCCGGCGAGCCGATCGGTGGGCGAATTGGCTATGCGACGCGGCTCGACAGCCGCCAGTCCGCGGCGACACGGCTGCTGGTGGTGACACAGGGCATCTTCGTGGCGATGGTACAGGCCGATCCCGAACTGGCCGGGATCAGCGCGGTGTTGTTTGATGAGGTCCATGAGCGCAGCCTCGACGGCGATTTCGGGCTGGCGCTGGCGCTGGACGTGCAAGGGGGGCTGCGGCCTGATCTGCGGCTGGTGGCGATGTCGGCGACGTTGGCAGGCGAACGCTTCGCGGCCTTGCTGGGTGGAGCGCCGGTTATCGAGAGCGCGGGGCGCTCGTTCCCGATCGAACATGTCTATCTCGGTCGGCGCGAGCAAAGGATCGAGGACGATATGGCGGCGGCGGTGCGGCGCGCGCTGGTGGAGACAACGGGCGGCCTACTGGCCTTCCTGCCGGGCGTGGCCGAGATCGAACGCACCGCCGAGCGGCTCGCCGGGCTTCCCCCTGAGGTCATGCTCCACCGCCTGCATGGGTCGCTAGATCCGGGCGCACAGCGGGCGGCGATCCGCGCCGAACCACCGGGCAAGCGCAAGCTGGTCCTCGCCACCGCCATCGCCGAGACCAGTCTGACGCTGGACGGGGTCTCGACCGTGGTGGATTCGGGGCTGGCGCGGCGGCCGCGCTACGACCGTGCCGCGGGCGTGACGCGGCTGTCGACCGAGCGCGTCAGCCAGGCGGCGGCGACGCAGCGCGCGGGCCGCGCCGGACGCCAGGCGCCGGGCACGGTCTATCGGCTGTGGGAGGAGGCCGCGACGGCGGGGCTGGCGCCGTTCGATCCGCCGGAGATCGCAGAGGCCGACCTGTCCGGGCTGGTGATGGCGTGCGCGATTTGGGGGGTGAGCGACCCCGTCCAATTGCGCTGGATCGACCCGCCAAGCGCGCCGGCCGTGGCGGAGGCGCGGCGGCGGCTGACGGCGTTCCGGCTGGTCGACGGGGAAGGGCGGCCGACCGCACATGGCCGTAAGGTGGCGAGCCTGCCGGTAAGCCCGCGGCTTGGCCATATGCTGGTCGCTGCGGGCGAGCATGGTTGGGGACGGACGGCGGCCGAGGTGGCGGTGTTGCTGTCGGAGCAGGGCCTGGGCGGCGGCAACGATCCCGATCTGGAGACGCGGCTGCGGCGCTGGCGCAGCGAGAGCGGGCGCCGGGCGGAGGCGGCGCGCGGGCTGGCGCAGCGCTGGGAGAAAATGGCGTCGGGCAAGGGTGGGCCCAACGACGGAGACCTGCGCCCGGTGGGCGCGTGCGTCGCCTTGGCCTTTCCGGACCGGGTGGCGAAACGGCGCGGTGCGGATGGCGCGGACTGGATCGCGACCGGCGGGCGCGGCTTCCGGCTCGACCCGGCTTCGTCGCTGGCGCGGGCGGAATGGCTGGCGGTGGCGGAGACGCAGGGCTCGGCGGCGAGCGCGCGCATCCTGTCGGCGGCGTCGATCGAGCAGGCGGAGGTCGAGGGGCTGTTCGGCGAACGGATCCAGACACGCCATATGGTGACGTTCGATCCGGCGACCGGCGGCGTCACCGCCACGCGCGAGCGGCGGCTGGGCGCGATCCGGCTGTCGTCCGGGCCGGATAGCAATGCCGATCCGGCGGACATTGCGGCCGCTTTGGTGGAAGGCGTACGGGCGCATGGCTTGGAACGGCTGCTGTGGTCGGATGCCGCCCGGGCGCTGCGTCGGCGTGCCGCGTATGTCGGCGGGGCGGATCTGTCGGACGAAGCTCTCATCGCCCGCCTGGACGAATGGCTCCCGGCTTTGGTCGAGGGTAAGCGCAAGCTGGCCGACATCGCGAGCGCCGCCCTATTCCAGGCGCTGGAAAACCTGATCGGCTGGGAGGGCAAGCAGGCGATCGACGCCCAGGCGCCGGCGCATTTCACATCGCCGCTGGGGACGACGCATGCGATCGATTATGGCGCCGAGGGCGGCCCCGCGGTCGAGCTGCGGGTGCAGGCCCTGTTCGGGCTGGCGACACATCCGATGATCGGGGGGACCCCGCTGGTGCTGCGGCTCACCTCGCCGGCCGGCCGCCCGATCCAGACGACGCGCGACCTGCCAGGCTTCTGGAAAGGGAGCTGGGCGGCGGTCGCGAAGGAGATGCGCGGGCGCTACCCGCGCCATCCCTGGCCGGACGACCCGACGCAGGCCGATCCGACGCTGAGAACGAAACGGGCGAGCGGGCGATCTTAG
- a CDS encoding DUF2059 domain-containing protein, producing the protein MLIAIALAAAMPSAEAKALGAQVVRMGPASGILPLLARQQAEELISEHPELSDPDRITLRGIARDTAQRAMDKLFDALGHGYAAALSIEDLRKIAAFQRSPAAVHYRAAMAQVMIEGMEILGEVDLKAEAVAAFCAKTGKLCAAK; encoded by the coding sequence ATGCTGATCGCGATCGCTCTTGCCGCCGCAATGCCCTCGGCCGAGGCCAAGGCGTTGGGGGCGCAGGTGGTGCGGATGGGGCCGGCGTCGGGGATCCTGCCGTTGCTGGCGCGCCAGCAGGCCGAGGAGCTGATCTCCGAGCATCCGGAACTAAGCGATCCCGACCGGATCACGCTGCGCGGCATTGCGCGGGATACCGCGCAGCGGGCGATGGATAAATTATTCGACGCGCTGGGGCATGGTTATGCCGCGGCGTTGAGTATCGAGGACTTGCGCAAGATTGCGGCCTTCCAACGATCGCCCGCCGCCGTCCACTATCGCGCGGCGATGGCGCAGGTCATGATCGAAGGAATGGAGATTCTCGGCGAGGTTGATCTCAAAGCCGAAGCCGTGGCGGCCTTCTGTGCCAAGACCGGCAAGCTCTGCGCTGCGAAATAG